A stretch of Cupriavidus necator DNA encodes these proteins:
- a CDS encoding TRAP transporter small permease subunit gives MPTAPSSKRWLDRLLDLFAVLGALCILAVCVIMILMSLSRETSVIFKGGDDIVAWLCAASAFLILGQTFQHGGIVRVEMLLGAVGPRRRRVLELVSLTVCLAFAAYAAWALGTFAWQSWEIGDVSQGQIVIPLWIPQSFAVLGCVGFLLAVADEWLRVVRGHKPRYQVAHEEKLAAGDFGETV, from the coding sequence ATGCCAACTGCCCCCTCCTCCAAGCGCTGGCTCGACCGCCTGCTTGACCTCTTTGCCGTGCTCGGCGCGCTGTGCATCCTCGCCGTCTGCGTGATCATGATCCTGATGTCGCTGTCGCGGGAGACCTCGGTGATCTTCAAGGGTGGCGATGACATCGTCGCCTGGCTGTGCGCGGCGTCCGCCTTCCTGATCCTTGGCCAGACCTTCCAGCATGGCGGCATCGTGCGCGTCGAGATGCTGCTGGGGGCCGTGGGCCCGCGCCGGCGCCGGGTGCTGGAGCTGGTCTCGCTGACCGTCTGCCTGGCGTTTGCCGCCTACGCGGCCTGGGCGCTTGGCACCTTTGCGTGGCAGAGCTGGGAAATCGGCGATGTCTCCCAGGGCCAGATCGTGATCCCGCTGTGGATTCCGCAGAGCTTCGCGGTGCTTGGCTGCGTCGGCTTCCTGCTGGCGGTCGCCGATGAATGGCTGCGCGTGGTGCGCGGACACAAGCCGCGCTACCAGGTGGCCCATGAAGAAAAGCTCGCCGCCGGCGATTTCGGGGAGACGGTCTGA
- a CDS encoding TRAP transporter substrate-binding protein, translated as MRVKAIVAAGLMLAAVAAQADTKWDLPTGYPASNLHTENLQQMANDVDKATGGKLKIVLHPNGSLLKANEIKRGVQTGQVQMGEILMSLLANENPVFGVDAVPFLATSYADAYKLWQASRPVTEKVLDKQGMKLLYAVAWPPQGIYANKPINSAADMKGLKWRAYNPATSRIAELVSAQPVTIQAADLAQALATGTVNSFMSSGATGVDTKVWESVKYFYTVDAWLPKNMLVVSKKAFAALDKPTQEALLKAVADAEKRGWQVSEQKTKEYLATLSRNGMTVQPPSPQLKADMQKVGKVMVDDWAKGAGEDGKAILDAYRK; from the coding sequence ATGCGAGTCAAGGCAATCGTTGCGGCCGGCCTGATGCTGGCCGCCGTGGCGGCACAGGCGGATACCAAGTGGGACCTGCCGACCGGTTATCCGGCCAGCAACCTGCACACCGAGAACCTGCAACAGATGGCCAACGACGTGGACAAGGCCACCGGCGGCAAGCTCAAGATCGTGCTGCACCCCAATGGCTCGCTGCTCAAGGCCAACGAGATCAAGCGCGGCGTGCAGACCGGCCAGGTGCAGATGGGCGAGATCCTGATGTCCTTGCTGGCCAACGAGAATCCGGTGTTCGGCGTCGATGCGGTGCCGTTCCTGGCCACCAGCTATGCCGACGCCTACAAGCTGTGGCAGGCCTCGCGCCCGGTCACCGAGAAGGTGCTCGACAAGCAGGGCATGAAGCTGCTGTACGCGGTGGCCTGGCCGCCGCAGGGCATCTATGCCAACAAGCCGATCAATTCCGCCGCGGACATGAAGGGCCTGAAATGGCGCGCGTACAACCCGGCCACCTCGCGCATCGCCGAGCTGGTCAGCGCCCAGCCGGTGACCATCCAGGCTGCCGACCTGGCACAGGCGCTGGCCACTGGCACGGTCAACTCCTTCATGTCGTCGGGCGCAACCGGCGTCGACACCAAGGTGTGGGAGAGCGTGAAGTACTTCTACACGGTGGACGCCTGGCTGCCCAAGAACATGCTGGTGGTCAGCAAGAAAGCGTTCGCGGCACTGGACAAGCCGACCCAGGAGGCCCTGCTCAAGGCCGTCGCCGACGCCGAGAAGCGCGGCTGGCAGGTCTCGGAGCAAAAGACCAAGGAGTACCTGGCCACCCTGTCGCGCAACGGCATGACGGTGCAGCCGCCTTCGCCGCAGCTCAAGGCCGACATGCAGAAGGTGGGCAAGGTCATGGTGGATGACTGGGCCAAGGGCGCGGGCGAGGACGGCAAGGCTATCCTGGACGCCTACCGCAAGTAG